In the genome of Myxococcus stipitatus, one region contains:
- a CDS encoding SHOCT domain-containing protein, whose amino-acid sequence MNAVERIILFGSWGLFIAGGVAFVLWLAASARKTQQVREHGLPAEATLLRLEPTSMLINKVRVYNSLLQVRVPGRPPYEVWLNGRTHDWNVQVLEPGLDLKVKVAPDDPNRVVVMGPLIPQNMSNLTRLLQQPEGSLPTADPVKALKDLQRMAHEGLITDEEFERKKAEILARL is encoded by the coding sequence ATGAACGCCGTCGAACGCATCATCCTCTTCGGGAGCTGGGGCCTGTTCATCGCGGGGGGCGTGGCCTTCGTGCTCTGGCTCGCCGCCTCCGCCCGGAAGACCCAGCAGGTCCGCGAGCATGGACTCCCCGCGGAGGCCACGCTCCTGCGGCTGGAGCCCACCTCGATGCTCATCAACAAGGTGCGCGTCTACAACAGCCTGCTCCAGGTGCGCGTCCCCGGGCGCCCGCCCTACGAGGTCTGGCTCAACGGCAGGACCCACGACTGGAACGTGCAGGTGCTGGAGCCGGGGCTGGACCTCAAGGTCAAGGTGGCCCCGGACGACCCGAACCGCGTCGTCGTCATGGGGCCCCTGATTCCACAGAACATGAGCAACCTCACCCGGCTCCTGCAGCAGCCGGAAGGCAGCCTGCCCACCGCGGACCCGGTGAAGGCCCTGAAGGACCTTCAGCGGATGGCCCACGAGGGCCTCATCACGGACGAGGAGTTCGAGCGGAAGAAGGCGGAGATTCTCGCCCGCCTCTGA